The following proteins come from a genomic window of Ammospiza nelsoni isolate bAmmNel1 chromosome 6, bAmmNel1.pri, whole genome shotgun sequence:
- the PAPOLA gene encoding poly(A) polymerase alpha isoform X4: MPFPVTTQGSQTQQLQKHYGITSPISLAAPKEFDCMLTQKLIETLKPYGVFEEEEELQRRILILGKLNNLVKEWIREISESKNLPQSVIENVGGKIFTFGSYRLGVHTKGADIDALCVAPRHVERSDFFTSFYEKLKQQEEVKDLRAVEEAFVPVIKLCFDGIEIDILFARLALQTIPEDLDLRDDSLLKNLDIRCIRSLNGCRVTDEILHLVPNIDNFRLTLRAIKLWAKRHNIYSNILGFLGGVSWAMLVARTCQLYPNAIASTLVHKFFLVFSKWEWPNPVLLKQPEECNLNLPVWDPRVNPSDRYHLMPIITPAYPQQNSTYNVSVSTRMVMVEEFKQGLAITDEILLSKAEWSKLFEAPNFFQKYKHYIVLLASAPTEKQRLEWVGLVESKIRILVGNLEKNEFITLAHVNPQSFPAPKENPDKEEYRTMWVIGLVFKKTENSENLSVDLTYDIQSFTDTVYRQAINSKMFEMDMKIAARHVKRKQLHQLLPNHVLQKKKKHSTEGIRLTALNDSSLDLSMDSDNSTSVPSPTSAMKTSPLNSSGSSQGSSPAPAVTAASVTNTQASEVTVPQINSSESSGGTSNESIPQTATQPAISPPPKPTISRIVPSAYLLNPSPRSSGNVATKMPSPVAAVKRTSSPHKEESPKKIKIEEDEISEDTSCIDLNEHEKMETKEQVETEVNVNSQTETLQTTSLQAPQKTPSTDLSDIPALPANPIPVIKNSIKLRLNR, encoded by the exons TCCCGTTACAACCCAGGGATCACAAACACAGCAACTACAGAAGCATTATGGCATTACCTCACCCATCAGTTTAGCTGCCCCCAAGGAGTTTGACTGCATGCTTACCCAGAAATTAATCGAAACCCTAAAACCTTATGGCGTGTttgaagaggaagaggagctgcagcGCAG GATTctaattttgggaaaattaaATAACTTGGTAAAGGAATGGATCCGAGAAATCAGTGAAAGCAAG AATCTTCCACAATCGGTGATAGAAAACGTTGGAGGAAAAATTTTTACATTTGGATCGTATAGATTAGGGGTTCATACAAAAG GTGCTGATATTGATGCCCTGTGTGTTGCACCAAGACATGTCGAAAGAAGTGATTTTTTCACATCGTTTTATGAAAAGTTAAAACAGCAAGAAGAAGTGAAAGATCTGAGG gctgTTGAAGAAGCTTTTGTCCCAGTTATTAAACTTTGTTTTGATGGAATAGAG ATTGATATTTTGTTTGCAAGATTAGCACTGCAAACTATTCCTGAGGACTTAGATCTACGAGATGACAGCCTACTTAAAAATTTAGACATTAGATGCATACGAAGTCTTAATG gttGCCGGGTAACCGATGAAATTCTGCATCTAGTACCAAACATTGACAACTTCAGGTTAACACTGAGAGCTATCAAATTGTGGGCAAAAC GCCACAACATCTATTCCAATATACTAGGTTTCCTTGGCGGTGTGTCCTGGGCTATGCTAGTAGCAAGAACTTGCCAGCTTTATCCAAATGCAATAGCATCAACTCTTGTACATAAATTTTTCTTGGTATTTTCTAAATG GGAATGGCCAAATCCAGTGCTATTGAAACAGCCAGAAGAATGCAATCTTAATTTGCCTGTATGGGACCCAAGG GTAAACCCCAGTGATAGGTACCATCTTATGCCTATAATTACACCAGCATACCCACAGCAGAACTCTACGTACAATGTGTCCGTTTCCACACGGATGGTCATGGTTGAGGAATTTAAACAAG gTCTTGCTATCACAGATGAAATTTTGCTGAGTAAGGCAGAGTGGTCCAAACTTTTTGAAGCTCCCAACTTCTTTCAGAAGTACAA GCATTATATTGTACTCCTAGCAAGTGCACCGACAGAAAAGCAGCGACTAGAATG GGTGGGCTTGGTGGAATCAAAAATCCGTATTCTAGTTGGAAACCTGGAGAAGAACGAATTCATTACACTGGCACATGTGAATCCACAGTCATTCCCAGCACCCAAGGAGAATCCTGACAA GGAGGAATACCGTACAATGTGGGTGATTGGGTTGGTGtttaagaaaactgaaaactcAGAAAATTTAAGTGTTGATCTTACCTACGACATTCAGTCTTTTACAGACACAG TTTACAGGCAAGCAATAAACAGCAAGATGTTTGAGATGGATATGAAGATTGCTGCAAGGCATGTGAAGCGTAAGCAACTTCACCAACTGCTACCTAATCATGtgcttcagaaaaagaaaaag CATTCAACAGAAGGGATCAGGTTGACAGCTCTGAATGACAGCAGCCTAGACTTGTCTATGGACAGTGATAACAGCACGTCTGTGCCTTCGCCTACCAGTGCTATGAAGACAAGTCCGTTGAACAGTTCTGGAAGTTCTCAGGG AAGCAGTCCTGCGCCAGCTGTAACAGCAGCATCTGTGACCAACACACAGGCTTCTGAAGTCACTGTGCCACAAATAAATTCCAGTGAAAGCTCAGGGG GTACTTCAAATGAAAGCATTCCTCAAACTGCCACACAACCAGCCATTTCTCCACCACCAAAGCCTACCATCTCTAGAATTGTTCCCTCAGCGTATCTATTAAATCCATCACCAAGAAGTTCAGGAAATGTTGCAACAAAAATGCCTAGCCCTGTCGCAGCAGTGAAAAGGACATCTTCTCCCCATAAAGAAGAGTCTcctaagaaaattaaaattgaagaG GATGAAATAAGTGAAGATACTAGCTGTATAGATTTGAATGAACATGAAAAAATGGAAACTAAG gagcAAGTTGAGACAGAAGTGAATGTTAATTCTCAAACAGAAACTCTTCAGACAACTTCTCTTCAAGCTCCTCAG aaaacacCCAGTACAGACCTTTCAGATATCCCTGCTCTTCCTGCAAATCCTATTCCTGTTATCAAGAATTCAATAAAATTGAGATTGAACCGGTAA
- the PAPOLA gene encoding poly(A) polymerase alpha isoform X2, whose amino-acid sequence MPFPVTTQGSQTQQLQKHYGITSPISLAAPKEFDCMLTQKLIETLKPYGVFEEEEELQRRILILGKLNNLVKEWIREISESKNLPQSVIENVGGKIFTFGSYRLGVHTKGADIDALCVAPRHVERSDFFTSFYEKLKQQEEVKDLRAVEEAFVPVIKLCFDGIEIDILFARLALQTIPEDLDLRDDSLLKNLDIRCIRSLNGCRVTDEILHLVPNIDNFRLTLRAIKLWAKRHNIYSNILGFLGGVSWAMLVARTCQLYPNAIASTLVHKFFLVFSKWEWPNPVLLKQPEECNLNLPVWDPRVNPSDRYHLMPIITPAYPQQNSTYNVSVSTRMVMVEEFKQGLAITDEILLSKAEWSKLFEAPNFFQKYKHYIVLLASAPTEKQRLEWVGLVESKIRILVGNLEKNEFITLAHVNPQSFPAPKENPDKEEYRTMWVIGLVFKKTENSENLSVDLTYDIQSFTDTVYRQAINSKMFEMDMKIAARHVKRKQLHQLLPNHVLQKKKKHSTEGIRLTALNDSSLDLSMDSDNSTSVPSPTSAMKTSPLNSSGSSQGRSSPAPAVTAASVTNTQASEVTVPQINSSESSGGTSNESIPQTATQPAISPPPKPTISRIVPSAYLLNPSPRSSGNVATKMPSPVAAVKRTSSPHKEESPKKIKIEEDEISEDTSCIDLNEHEKMETKEQVETEVNVNSQTETLQTTSLQAPQKTPSTDLSDIPALPANPIPVIKNSIKLRLNR is encoded by the exons TCCCGTTACAACCCAGGGATCACAAACACAGCAACTACAGAAGCATTATGGCATTACCTCACCCATCAGTTTAGCTGCCCCCAAGGAGTTTGACTGCATGCTTACCCAGAAATTAATCGAAACCCTAAAACCTTATGGCGTGTttgaagaggaagaggagctgcagcGCAG GATTctaattttgggaaaattaaATAACTTGGTAAAGGAATGGATCCGAGAAATCAGTGAAAGCAAG AATCTTCCACAATCGGTGATAGAAAACGTTGGAGGAAAAATTTTTACATTTGGATCGTATAGATTAGGGGTTCATACAAAAG GTGCTGATATTGATGCCCTGTGTGTTGCACCAAGACATGTCGAAAGAAGTGATTTTTTCACATCGTTTTATGAAAAGTTAAAACAGCAAGAAGAAGTGAAAGATCTGAGG gctgTTGAAGAAGCTTTTGTCCCAGTTATTAAACTTTGTTTTGATGGAATAGAG ATTGATATTTTGTTTGCAAGATTAGCACTGCAAACTATTCCTGAGGACTTAGATCTACGAGATGACAGCCTACTTAAAAATTTAGACATTAGATGCATACGAAGTCTTAATG gttGCCGGGTAACCGATGAAATTCTGCATCTAGTACCAAACATTGACAACTTCAGGTTAACACTGAGAGCTATCAAATTGTGGGCAAAAC GCCACAACATCTATTCCAATATACTAGGTTTCCTTGGCGGTGTGTCCTGGGCTATGCTAGTAGCAAGAACTTGCCAGCTTTATCCAAATGCAATAGCATCAACTCTTGTACATAAATTTTTCTTGGTATTTTCTAAATG GGAATGGCCAAATCCAGTGCTATTGAAACAGCCAGAAGAATGCAATCTTAATTTGCCTGTATGGGACCCAAGG GTAAACCCCAGTGATAGGTACCATCTTATGCCTATAATTACACCAGCATACCCACAGCAGAACTCTACGTACAATGTGTCCGTTTCCACACGGATGGTCATGGTTGAGGAATTTAAACAAG gTCTTGCTATCACAGATGAAATTTTGCTGAGTAAGGCAGAGTGGTCCAAACTTTTTGAAGCTCCCAACTTCTTTCAGAAGTACAA GCATTATATTGTACTCCTAGCAAGTGCACCGACAGAAAAGCAGCGACTAGAATG GGTGGGCTTGGTGGAATCAAAAATCCGTATTCTAGTTGGAAACCTGGAGAAGAACGAATTCATTACACTGGCACATGTGAATCCACAGTCATTCCCAGCACCCAAGGAGAATCCTGACAA GGAGGAATACCGTACAATGTGGGTGATTGGGTTGGTGtttaagaaaactgaaaactcAGAAAATTTAAGTGTTGATCTTACCTACGACATTCAGTCTTTTACAGACACAG TTTACAGGCAAGCAATAAACAGCAAGATGTTTGAGATGGATATGAAGATTGCTGCAAGGCATGTGAAGCGTAAGCAACTTCACCAACTGCTACCTAATCATGtgcttcagaaaaagaaaaag CATTCAACAGAAGGGATCAGGTTGACAGCTCTGAATGACAGCAGCCTAGACTTGTCTATGGACAGTGATAACAGCACGTCTGTGCCTTCGCCTACCAGTGCTATGAAGACAAGTCCGTTGAACAGTTCTGGAAGTTCTCAGGG caGAAGCAGTCCTGCGCCAGCTGTAACAGCAGCATCTGTGACCAACACACAGGCTTCTGAAGTCACTGTGCCACAAATAAATTCCAGTGAAAGCTCAGGGG GTACTTCAAATGAAAGCATTCCTCAAACTGCCACACAACCAGCCATTTCTCCACCACCAAAGCCTACCATCTCTAGAATTGTTCCCTCAGCGTATCTATTAAATCCATCACCAAGAAGTTCAGGAAATGTTGCAACAAAAATGCCTAGCCCTGTCGCAGCAGTGAAAAGGACATCTTCTCCCCATAAAGAAGAGTCTcctaagaaaattaaaattgaagaG GATGAAATAAGTGAAGATACTAGCTGTATAGATTTGAATGAACATGAAAAAATGGAAACTAAG gagcAAGTTGAGACAGAAGTGAATGTTAATTCTCAAACAGAAACTCTTCAGACAACTTCTCTTCAAGCTCCTCAG aaaacacCCAGTACAGACCTTTCAGATATCCCTGCTCTTCCTGCAAATCCTATTCCTGTTATCAAGAATTCAATAAAATTGAGATTGAACCGGTAA
- the PAPOLA gene encoding poly(A) polymerase alpha isoform X5 codes for MLTQKLIETLKPYGVFEEEEELQRRILILGKLNNLVKEWIREISESKNLPQSVIENVGGKIFTFGSYRLGVHTKGADIDALCVAPRHVERSDFFTSFYEKLKQQEEVKDLRAVEEAFVPVIKLCFDGIEIDILFARLALQTIPEDLDLRDDSLLKNLDIRCIRSLNGCRVTDEILHLVPNIDNFRLTLRAIKLWAKRHNIYSNILGFLGGVSWAMLVARTCQLYPNAIASTLVHKFFLVFSKWEWPNPVLLKQPEECNLNLPVWDPRVNPSDRYHLMPIITPAYPQQNSTYNVSVSTRMVMVEEFKQGLAITDEILLSKAEWSKLFEAPNFFQKYKHYIVLLASAPTEKQRLEWVGLVESKIRILVGNLEKNEFITLAHVNPQSFPAPKENPDKEEYRTMWVIGLVFKKTENSENLSVDLTYDIQSFTDTVYRQAINSKMFEMDMKIAARHVKRKQLHQLLPNHVLQKKKKHSTEGIRLTALNDSSLDLSMDSDNSTSVPSPTSAMKTSPLNSSGSSQGRSSPAPAVTAASVTNTQASEVTVPQINSSESSGGTSNESIPQTATQPAISPPPKPTISRIVPSAYLLNPSPRSSGNVATKMPSPVAAVKRTSSPHKEESPKKIKIEEQDEISEDTSCIDLNEHEKMETKEQVETEVNVNSQTETLQTTSLQAPQKTPSTDLSDIPALPANPIPVIKNSIKLRLNR; via the exons ATGCTTACCCAGAAATTAATCGAAACCCTAAAACCTTATGGCGTGTttgaagaggaagaggagctgcagcGCAG GATTctaattttgggaaaattaaATAACTTGGTAAAGGAATGGATCCGAGAAATCAGTGAAAGCAAG AATCTTCCACAATCGGTGATAGAAAACGTTGGAGGAAAAATTTTTACATTTGGATCGTATAGATTAGGGGTTCATACAAAAG GTGCTGATATTGATGCCCTGTGTGTTGCACCAAGACATGTCGAAAGAAGTGATTTTTTCACATCGTTTTATGAAAAGTTAAAACAGCAAGAAGAAGTGAAAGATCTGAGG gctgTTGAAGAAGCTTTTGTCCCAGTTATTAAACTTTGTTTTGATGGAATAGAG ATTGATATTTTGTTTGCAAGATTAGCACTGCAAACTATTCCTGAGGACTTAGATCTACGAGATGACAGCCTACTTAAAAATTTAGACATTAGATGCATACGAAGTCTTAATG gttGCCGGGTAACCGATGAAATTCTGCATCTAGTACCAAACATTGACAACTTCAGGTTAACACTGAGAGCTATCAAATTGTGGGCAAAAC GCCACAACATCTATTCCAATATACTAGGTTTCCTTGGCGGTGTGTCCTGGGCTATGCTAGTAGCAAGAACTTGCCAGCTTTATCCAAATGCAATAGCATCAACTCTTGTACATAAATTTTTCTTGGTATTTTCTAAATG GGAATGGCCAAATCCAGTGCTATTGAAACAGCCAGAAGAATGCAATCTTAATTTGCCTGTATGGGACCCAAGG GTAAACCCCAGTGATAGGTACCATCTTATGCCTATAATTACACCAGCATACCCACAGCAGAACTCTACGTACAATGTGTCCGTTTCCACACGGATGGTCATGGTTGAGGAATTTAAACAAG gTCTTGCTATCACAGATGAAATTTTGCTGAGTAAGGCAGAGTGGTCCAAACTTTTTGAAGCTCCCAACTTCTTTCAGAAGTACAA GCATTATATTGTACTCCTAGCAAGTGCACCGACAGAAAAGCAGCGACTAGAATG GGTGGGCTTGGTGGAATCAAAAATCCGTATTCTAGTTGGAAACCTGGAGAAGAACGAATTCATTACACTGGCACATGTGAATCCACAGTCATTCCCAGCACCCAAGGAGAATCCTGACAA GGAGGAATACCGTACAATGTGGGTGATTGGGTTGGTGtttaagaaaactgaaaactcAGAAAATTTAAGTGTTGATCTTACCTACGACATTCAGTCTTTTACAGACACAG TTTACAGGCAAGCAATAAACAGCAAGATGTTTGAGATGGATATGAAGATTGCTGCAAGGCATGTGAAGCGTAAGCAACTTCACCAACTGCTACCTAATCATGtgcttcagaaaaagaaaaag CATTCAACAGAAGGGATCAGGTTGACAGCTCTGAATGACAGCAGCCTAGACTTGTCTATGGACAGTGATAACAGCACGTCTGTGCCTTCGCCTACCAGTGCTATGAAGACAAGTCCGTTGAACAGTTCTGGAAGTTCTCAGGG caGAAGCAGTCCTGCGCCAGCTGTAACAGCAGCATCTGTGACCAACACACAGGCTTCTGAAGTCACTGTGCCACAAATAAATTCCAGTGAAAGCTCAGGGG GTACTTCAAATGAAAGCATTCCTCAAACTGCCACACAACCAGCCATTTCTCCACCACCAAAGCCTACCATCTCTAGAATTGTTCCCTCAGCGTATCTATTAAATCCATCACCAAGAAGTTCAGGAAATGTTGCAACAAAAATGCCTAGCCCTGTCGCAGCAGTGAAAAGGACATCTTCTCCCCATAAAGAAGAGTCTcctaagaaaattaaaattgaagaG caGGATGAAATAAGTGAAGATACTAGCTGTATAGATTTGAATGAACATGAAAAAATGGAAACTAAG gagcAAGTTGAGACAGAAGTGAATGTTAATTCTCAAACAGAAACTCTTCAGACAACTTCTCTTCAAGCTCCTCAG aaaacacCCAGTACAGACCTTTCAGATATCCCTGCTCTTCCTGCAAATCCTATTCCTGTTATCAAGAATTCAATAAAATTGAGATTGAACCGGTAA
- the PAPOLA gene encoding poly(A) polymerase alpha isoform X1 — protein sequence MPFPVTTQGSQTQQLQKHYGITSPISLAAPKEFDCMLTQKLIETLKPYGVFEEEEELQRRILILGKLNNLVKEWIREISESKNLPQSVIENVGGKIFTFGSYRLGVHTKGADIDALCVAPRHVERSDFFTSFYEKLKQQEEVKDLRAVEEAFVPVIKLCFDGIEIDILFARLALQTIPEDLDLRDDSLLKNLDIRCIRSLNGCRVTDEILHLVPNIDNFRLTLRAIKLWAKRHNIYSNILGFLGGVSWAMLVARTCQLYPNAIASTLVHKFFLVFSKWEWPNPVLLKQPEECNLNLPVWDPRVNPSDRYHLMPIITPAYPQQNSTYNVSVSTRMVMVEEFKQGLAITDEILLSKAEWSKLFEAPNFFQKYKHYIVLLASAPTEKQRLEWVGLVESKIRILVGNLEKNEFITLAHVNPQSFPAPKENPDKEEYRTMWVIGLVFKKTENSENLSVDLTYDIQSFTDTVYRQAINSKMFEMDMKIAARHVKRKQLHQLLPNHVLQKKKKHSTEGIRLTALNDSSLDLSMDSDNSTSVPSPTSAMKTSPLNSSGSSQGRSSPAPAVTAASVTNTQASEVTVPQINSSESSGGTSNESIPQTATQPAISPPPKPTISRIVPSAYLLNPSPRSSGNVATKMPSPVAAVKRTSSPHKEESPKKIKIEEQDEISEDTSCIDLNEHEKMETKEQVETEVNVNSQTETLQTTSLQAPQKTPSTDLSDIPALPANPIPVIKNSIKLRLNR from the exons TCCCGTTACAACCCAGGGATCACAAACACAGCAACTACAGAAGCATTATGGCATTACCTCACCCATCAGTTTAGCTGCCCCCAAGGAGTTTGACTGCATGCTTACCCAGAAATTAATCGAAACCCTAAAACCTTATGGCGTGTttgaagaggaagaggagctgcagcGCAG GATTctaattttgggaaaattaaATAACTTGGTAAAGGAATGGATCCGAGAAATCAGTGAAAGCAAG AATCTTCCACAATCGGTGATAGAAAACGTTGGAGGAAAAATTTTTACATTTGGATCGTATAGATTAGGGGTTCATACAAAAG GTGCTGATATTGATGCCCTGTGTGTTGCACCAAGACATGTCGAAAGAAGTGATTTTTTCACATCGTTTTATGAAAAGTTAAAACAGCAAGAAGAAGTGAAAGATCTGAGG gctgTTGAAGAAGCTTTTGTCCCAGTTATTAAACTTTGTTTTGATGGAATAGAG ATTGATATTTTGTTTGCAAGATTAGCACTGCAAACTATTCCTGAGGACTTAGATCTACGAGATGACAGCCTACTTAAAAATTTAGACATTAGATGCATACGAAGTCTTAATG gttGCCGGGTAACCGATGAAATTCTGCATCTAGTACCAAACATTGACAACTTCAGGTTAACACTGAGAGCTATCAAATTGTGGGCAAAAC GCCACAACATCTATTCCAATATACTAGGTTTCCTTGGCGGTGTGTCCTGGGCTATGCTAGTAGCAAGAACTTGCCAGCTTTATCCAAATGCAATAGCATCAACTCTTGTACATAAATTTTTCTTGGTATTTTCTAAATG GGAATGGCCAAATCCAGTGCTATTGAAACAGCCAGAAGAATGCAATCTTAATTTGCCTGTATGGGACCCAAGG GTAAACCCCAGTGATAGGTACCATCTTATGCCTATAATTACACCAGCATACCCACAGCAGAACTCTACGTACAATGTGTCCGTTTCCACACGGATGGTCATGGTTGAGGAATTTAAACAAG gTCTTGCTATCACAGATGAAATTTTGCTGAGTAAGGCAGAGTGGTCCAAACTTTTTGAAGCTCCCAACTTCTTTCAGAAGTACAA GCATTATATTGTACTCCTAGCAAGTGCACCGACAGAAAAGCAGCGACTAGAATG GGTGGGCTTGGTGGAATCAAAAATCCGTATTCTAGTTGGAAACCTGGAGAAGAACGAATTCATTACACTGGCACATGTGAATCCACAGTCATTCCCAGCACCCAAGGAGAATCCTGACAA GGAGGAATACCGTACAATGTGGGTGATTGGGTTGGTGtttaagaaaactgaaaactcAGAAAATTTAAGTGTTGATCTTACCTACGACATTCAGTCTTTTACAGACACAG TTTACAGGCAAGCAATAAACAGCAAGATGTTTGAGATGGATATGAAGATTGCTGCAAGGCATGTGAAGCGTAAGCAACTTCACCAACTGCTACCTAATCATGtgcttcagaaaaagaaaaag CATTCAACAGAAGGGATCAGGTTGACAGCTCTGAATGACAGCAGCCTAGACTTGTCTATGGACAGTGATAACAGCACGTCTGTGCCTTCGCCTACCAGTGCTATGAAGACAAGTCCGTTGAACAGTTCTGGAAGTTCTCAGGG caGAAGCAGTCCTGCGCCAGCTGTAACAGCAGCATCTGTGACCAACACACAGGCTTCTGAAGTCACTGTGCCACAAATAAATTCCAGTGAAAGCTCAGGGG GTACTTCAAATGAAAGCATTCCTCAAACTGCCACACAACCAGCCATTTCTCCACCACCAAAGCCTACCATCTCTAGAATTGTTCCCTCAGCGTATCTATTAAATCCATCACCAAGAAGTTCAGGAAATGTTGCAACAAAAATGCCTAGCCCTGTCGCAGCAGTGAAAAGGACATCTTCTCCCCATAAAGAAGAGTCTcctaagaaaattaaaattgaagaG caGGATGAAATAAGTGAAGATACTAGCTGTATAGATTTGAATGAACATGAAAAAATGGAAACTAAG gagcAAGTTGAGACAGAAGTGAATGTTAATTCTCAAACAGAAACTCTTCAGACAACTTCTCTTCAAGCTCCTCAG aaaacacCCAGTACAGACCTTTCAGATATCCCTGCTCTTCCTGCAAATCCTATTCCTGTTATCAAGAATTCAATAAAATTGAGATTGAACCGGTAA
- the PAPOLA gene encoding poly(A) polymerase alpha isoform X3: MPFPVTTQGSQTQQLQKHYGITSPISLAAPKEFDCMLTQKLIETLKPYGVFEEEEELQRRILILGKLNNLVKEWIREISESKNLPQSVIENVGGKIFTFGSYRLGVHTKGADIDALCVAPRHVERSDFFTSFYEKLKQQEEVKDLRAVEEAFVPVIKLCFDGIEIDILFARLALQTIPEDLDLRDDSLLKNLDIRCIRSLNGCRVTDEILHLVPNIDNFRLTLRAIKLWAKRHNIYSNILGFLGGVSWAMLVARTCQLYPNAIASTLVHKFFLVFSKWEWPNPVLLKQPEECNLNLPVWDPRVNPSDRYHLMPIITPAYPQQNSTYNVSVSTRMVMVEEFKQGLAITDEILLSKAEWSKLFEAPNFFQKYKHYIVLLASAPTEKQRLEWVGLVESKIRILVGNLEKNEFITLAHVNPQSFPAPKENPDKEEYRTMWVIGLVFKKTENSENLSVDLTYDIQSFTDTVYRQAINSKMFEMDMKIAARHVKRKQLHQLLPNHVLQKKKKHSTEGIRLTALNDSSLDLSMDSDNSTSVPSPTSAMKTSPLNSSGSSQGSSPAPAVTAASVTNTQASEVTVPQINSSESSGGTSNESIPQTATQPAISPPPKPTISRIVPSAYLLNPSPRSSGNVATKMPSPVAAVKRTSSPHKEESPKKIKIEEQDEISEDTSCIDLNEHEKMETKEQVETEVNVNSQTETLQTTSLQAPQKTPSTDLSDIPALPANPIPVIKNSIKLRLNR; the protein is encoded by the exons TCCCGTTACAACCCAGGGATCACAAACACAGCAACTACAGAAGCATTATGGCATTACCTCACCCATCAGTTTAGCTGCCCCCAAGGAGTTTGACTGCATGCTTACCCAGAAATTAATCGAAACCCTAAAACCTTATGGCGTGTttgaagaggaagaggagctgcagcGCAG GATTctaattttgggaaaattaaATAACTTGGTAAAGGAATGGATCCGAGAAATCAGTGAAAGCAAG AATCTTCCACAATCGGTGATAGAAAACGTTGGAGGAAAAATTTTTACATTTGGATCGTATAGATTAGGGGTTCATACAAAAG GTGCTGATATTGATGCCCTGTGTGTTGCACCAAGACATGTCGAAAGAAGTGATTTTTTCACATCGTTTTATGAAAAGTTAAAACAGCAAGAAGAAGTGAAAGATCTGAGG gctgTTGAAGAAGCTTTTGTCCCAGTTATTAAACTTTGTTTTGATGGAATAGAG ATTGATATTTTGTTTGCAAGATTAGCACTGCAAACTATTCCTGAGGACTTAGATCTACGAGATGACAGCCTACTTAAAAATTTAGACATTAGATGCATACGAAGTCTTAATG gttGCCGGGTAACCGATGAAATTCTGCATCTAGTACCAAACATTGACAACTTCAGGTTAACACTGAGAGCTATCAAATTGTGGGCAAAAC GCCACAACATCTATTCCAATATACTAGGTTTCCTTGGCGGTGTGTCCTGGGCTATGCTAGTAGCAAGAACTTGCCAGCTTTATCCAAATGCAATAGCATCAACTCTTGTACATAAATTTTTCTTGGTATTTTCTAAATG GGAATGGCCAAATCCAGTGCTATTGAAACAGCCAGAAGAATGCAATCTTAATTTGCCTGTATGGGACCCAAGG GTAAACCCCAGTGATAGGTACCATCTTATGCCTATAATTACACCAGCATACCCACAGCAGAACTCTACGTACAATGTGTCCGTTTCCACACGGATGGTCATGGTTGAGGAATTTAAACAAG gTCTTGCTATCACAGATGAAATTTTGCTGAGTAAGGCAGAGTGGTCCAAACTTTTTGAAGCTCCCAACTTCTTTCAGAAGTACAA GCATTATATTGTACTCCTAGCAAGTGCACCGACAGAAAAGCAGCGACTAGAATG GGTGGGCTTGGTGGAATCAAAAATCCGTATTCTAGTTGGAAACCTGGAGAAGAACGAATTCATTACACTGGCACATGTGAATCCACAGTCATTCCCAGCACCCAAGGAGAATCCTGACAA GGAGGAATACCGTACAATGTGGGTGATTGGGTTGGTGtttaagaaaactgaaaactcAGAAAATTTAAGTGTTGATCTTACCTACGACATTCAGTCTTTTACAGACACAG TTTACAGGCAAGCAATAAACAGCAAGATGTTTGAGATGGATATGAAGATTGCTGCAAGGCATGTGAAGCGTAAGCAACTTCACCAACTGCTACCTAATCATGtgcttcagaaaaagaaaaag CATTCAACAGAAGGGATCAGGTTGACAGCTCTGAATGACAGCAGCCTAGACTTGTCTATGGACAGTGATAACAGCACGTCTGTGCCTTCGCCTACCAGTGCTATGAAGACAAGTCCGTTGAACAGTTCTGGAAGTTCTCAGGG AAGCAGTCCTGCGCCAGCTGTAACAGCAGCATCTGTGACCAACACACAGGCTTCTGAAGTCACTGTGCCACAAATAAATTCCAGTGAAAGCTCAGGGG GTACTTCAAATGAAAGCATTCCTCAAACTGCCACACAACCAGCCATTTCTCCACCACCAAAGCCTACCATCTCTAGAATTGTTCCCTCAGCGTATCTATTAAATCCATCACCAAGAAGTTCAGGAAATGTTGCAACAAAAATGCCTAGCCCTGTCGCAGCAGTGAAAAGGACATCTTCTCCCCATAAAGAAGAGTCTcctaagaaaattaaaattgaagaG caGGATGAAATAAGTGAAGATACTAGCTGTATAGATTTGAATGAACATGAAAAAATGGAAACTAAG gagcAAGTTGAGACAGAAGTGAATGTTAATTCTCAAACAGAAACTCTTCAGACAACTTCTCTTCAAGCTCCTCAG aaaacacCCAGTACAGACCTTTCAGATATCCCTGCTCTTCCTGCAAATCCTATTCCTGTTATCAAGAATTCAATAAAATTGAGATTGAACCGGTAA